TGGGCGGAAACCCAACGGAGATGGAGGTTCAGGAACTGCGTGCTCGTGCCAAAAAGAAAAAGTGGGAGAAGGATGTTTTAAAAGTCTTTGAAAAGGAAGTTTCAAAGCTTGAACGCATGAATCCTGCTGCAGGTGAATACTCCGTTCAGCTCAACTATGTGGAGCTGTTGCTGGATTTGCCATGGAATGTAGTCACCAAAGATAATTTCGACTTAAAGCGTGCTGAGAAAGTTCTCGACGACGATCACTTTGGATTGGAAAAGGTAAAGGAGCGTATCATTGAGCACCTAGCCGTGCTTAAGCTTAAGGGGAATTTAAAATCTCCAATTTTATGTCTGTACGGTCCTCCCGGTGTGGGTAAAACTTCGTTGGGTAAGTCTGTTGCTCGCGCCCTTGGACGTAAATATGGCCGTATCTCCTTAGGCGGTTTGCACGATGAGGCTGAAATTCGCGGACACCGAAAAACCTATATTGGAGCCATGCCCGGGCGAATTATTCAGACCATTAAAAAGGTCCAGAGTTCGAATCCCGTGATTATTTTGGACGAGATCGACAAGGTTGGAAAAGATTTTCATGGCGATCCGGCTTCAGCTCTACTGGAAGTTCTCGATCCAGAACAAAACAATAGTTTCCACGATAATTATCTCGACGTAGACTACGACTTGTCGAAAGTGTTGTTTATAACCACCGCGAATAATCCAGCAACCATAAGTTCGGCCCTTCGCGACCGTATGGAAATGATAGAGGTAAGTGGATATATTCTCGAAGAGAAGATTGAGATTGCTAAGCGCCATTTGCTTCCAAAGCAGATGGAAAACCATGGGTTAAAAAAGAACCAGCTGGTATTCGATGCCGGCTCTCTGGAACTCTTGGTCGATAGCTATACTCGGGAATCGGGTGTGCGCTTAATGGATAAACGGATTGCTAAGATTGTTCGTAGCTATGCCCGTAAGGTCGCTTTCGGTGAAAAGTACGATAAGCACGTTAGCAAAGACGACATTAAATCCATTCTTGGAATTGCCGATTACGAGAAGGATAGCTACCAGGGCAACGAATTTGCTGGGGTGGTTACTGGACTTGCTTGGACCGAAGTTGGGGGTGAGATTTTGTATGTAGAAACCAGCCTAAGCAAGGGCAAAGGGGGTTTAACCCTTACTGGTAATCTTGGCGATGTGATGAAGGAGTCAGCCGTAATAGCTATGGAGTATATCAAAGCACATGCTGAGGCACTTCAACTTCCTTCCGATATTTTTGAGCGCTGGAATGTTCACGTTCACGTGCCCGAGGGAGCTATTCCAAAGGATGGACCATCGGCGGGTATCACTATGGCGACTTCGATATCCTCCGGGTTTACTCAGCGTAAAGTGCGTAAGGATGTTGCCATGACCGGCGAAATTACGCTACGTGGTAAGGTTCTACCGGTTGGCGGAATTAAGGAGAAAATACTTGCCGCGAAAAGAGCAGGTATTAAGGAGATTATTCTTTCGGCGGACAACAGAAAGCACATTGAGGATATAAAGGATATTTATCTAAGTGGACTTTCTTTCCACTATGTAAAAACCCTTCAAGAGGTTCTCGATTATGCTTTACTCCCCGAAAAAATTGATAATCCACTGAATATTATCTAAGGTTTTAATGATAAAGGTTGAGCGGGCTGTAAGCGATTACAGCCCGCTTTTTTGCTTGGACATGGTTTGTTAGGGTGTTTGTTTTGGTCATTTTACTTCTGTGATTTAACGCTATAAAGTATTGATGTGTATTGTTTTGAAGGGTCGTGTGGCAGTAAGTAATTCTTCTATTCTTAAGTTATGATAGACTGGATTGCCGTTTCGACTTTTTTCCGTTTCTTCCCTGAACAGAAACTAGAAAAATTCTTACGGATATTCTATGAAGTGCAACTAATTTACATATTTTTGGTGTTGTGTCTTCGATTTGCTACATTTGAAACACGAAATTAAGTTTTAACTATTTGCGGAAGCCGAAAAGCATACGAGTAGGCACCTTAACCTAATTCTATTACTATGAAAGTGAAAGCAGTATTACTAGTGGCCTTTGCGTTTGTTGCAATGAATGTAAATGGGCAAGACCTTAAGTTTGGTGCAAAAGGTGGGTTGAACTTTGCAAATATGGGCAAGGATGCAAATACGGATATGCGCGTTGGTTTCCACGTTGGCGGTTTTGCACAGTACGGAATTAATGAAAGTTTTATGTTGCAGCCAGAAGTGCTTATATCACTTGAGGGTGCAAAGGCTGATATGGGAACTTCAACTGAGAATCTGAATCTGACATGGTTAAATATCCCAATTATGGGTGTTTATAAGATCGGGGCAGTTCAAGGACTAAGCCTAGAGGCTGGTCCTCAACTTGGTTTTTTGATGAGTGCGAAATATGATGGACATGATATTAAAGATGGCTATAAAAGTGTAAATATTTCTTTGAATCTTGGAGCAGGATATGCCGTTAATGAACAAATAGGTGTTGGTTTACGCTACTGCATCGGCCTGTCGGATCTTAATGATACCGGATTTAATAGTGAAGTTAGCCAAAACAACTTCCAACTTAGTGTTGCTTACAAATTCTAATATCATATAATCTTTTGAAACTGCCATGCGCTCGTCGTATGGCAGTTTTCTTTTTTTATTCAGCGCGGGGTTCTCTTTGGTTGTTTCTTTATACTACCTATTCGAAAAGTGTTATCTTTCGGCTCAATAAAACAAAGATCATCATGCAAGAAAGAGTTGCTGTTTTTCCGGGTTCGTTCGATCCGTTTACCGTTGGGCACGAATCCATTGTGCTTCGGTCGTTGAGCATATTTAGCCATGTGGTTATTGCTGTAGGATACAACTCGAGCAAGAAAAGTCTCTTTCCGCTTGAGACTAGGATTCGCATGATAGAAAAGATTTTCGAGGCATACCCAAACGTTACGGTGAGTAGCTATCAGGGATTAACGGTCGATTTTTGCAAGGGCATTAACGCCGGCTACCTCCTTCGTGGGCTTAGGACTGCATCCGATTTTGAATTTGAGCGAGCTATTGCTCAGGTTAATAGGATGATGGATGAGAACCTCGAAACAGTTTTCTTGCTCACATCACCCGAACTTACCCCTGTAAACTCTACAATTGTGCGGGATATCCTTATCCATGGTGGCGATGCAAATATGTTTATTCCGAAGAGCATCAATATTGCCGATTATATGAACGAGTTGAATCGTTCGTAAAATATAACCGCTCAAGGAACGTTTTACCGGTCTAAATCTGATTTACAAGTATGGCGCGATTGTACAAATTCGCTGGACTGCTCTTGCTTTTGCTCGTTGTAAGCATTACCCTTTTTTCTCAGAAAGTTTCGCTCCAGGGTTGTGCTCCTGAATACGATGGGATGGAGATTGTCTTTTATCGCTTTACCGATCGCATTTCGAATTCAACCGCCCAATTGGCAACCGTTAAACTTTCAACAGAAGGGTGCTTTAATACTCGTTTTGTGCTGGAGGAAACCACTCAAGTGTTCGTTGATCTTGGTGCTATTCGTGGTTATTTTTACGCAGAGAAAGGTAAGACCTACCACCTTATTCTTCCTCCCTACACCCCTTTACGTGAGGCCGACCGGTTGAATCCATATTTTAAGCCCGATGAGATTCATCTTGGGGTGGAAGAGTCATCACCCGGAGAGTTGAATTACCTCATTGGAACATTCGATATTGTTTATAATGCCGAATACAACAGCGCCGTAAATAAGGCTTTTGAGCAAAAGAGCCTTGTGGAGGTTGACTCCTTGGTTTTGCGGCTTGATACCCTATACTCCAACTATCACCAGCCGTTCTTTGATGCCTATCGGTTATACCGAATGGGATTTCTTGAACAAATGACCATGCACCGGAAGGCGCGGGCCCTTTCAGATGCTTACTTTCTCAACAAACCGGTGCAGTATGCCAATCCTGCCTACATGGATCTATTTAATAAAGTTTATGACCGCTACTTTGTTTTTTACTCGCGCGCAAGCAGAGGGAAAGAATTAATCGACGCCATTGGTGCCAAGCATAGCTATGCCTTGCTGAAAAAGGTTCTACGCCAAAACGAGGTGCTTTCCAACGATACCTTGATGGAGGCGGTAGTCCTGAAGAGCCTGCACGATGGTTTTTACGACGATAAGTTTTCCCGCTCTTCTTTGCTTATAATATTAGATTCCCTGTACTTCAATACTTCCATTCCCGAGCATAGGGTTATCGCCCAGAATATTCGGGAAAAGGTTACTAAACTATTGCCGGGATTTGTTCCACCAAAGTTTGAACTTTTCGATCTGGCAGGGAATAAGCACAGCCTCGATGAGTATAAAGGGAAATACGTTTATCTGAATTTTGGAACTTCGGCAAGCTATTCCTGCCTTCAGGAATTTAAGAGCATGGTGGCTATAAAAAAGAAGTATGACAAGTATCTCACAATTGTCTCAATCATGTCCGACGAAAGTGAGGCGGAACTGAAAAGTTTTGTGGAGCAAACTGGGTATGACTGGATATTTTTGTACTACAAGAATAAACCGGAGGTAATAACCGATTTTGATGTTCGTGCTTTTCCCTCTTTTTTTGTGATTGCACCCGATGGCCGGATTCTTATTTCTCCTGCAGCGGCACCTTCCGAAAAATTTGAATTGAAATTTTTTGACCTGCTTAAGTCGCGGGGCGACCTATAGTTGCTGGACACCCCTTACGAAGATGTCGAGAAGTGAGTTGTAGGTGTTTGCTAGATATGTGTCTATTTCAATCGGGTTTACCCAGCGAACTTCATGGATATCTTCTTCGAGTTGTGGTGTTGGTGTCTCGGTTCCATTGAACCGCATTAGAAACCAGTACGTTTTCTTGATGGATGGGATTCCATTGAGCTTATAGGTATGGTAGGTTTCTCCAAGTGAGCATTCAATGGAAATGTTTTGTATCCCACATTCCTCCTCTACTTCGCGTAGAGCTGTTTCACTTGGGATTTCGCCTTCCTCTGCTTTACCCTTGGGTAGATCCCATTTTTTGTGCCGGTTTATCAATAGAATTTCGCCTGCCGGGTTTACTACAAAGCCGCCTGCTGCGGTAATTGGCATAAAGTGGAAGTTGAAAACCTTAAAGGTCTCCTTGGGGTTTTCCGAAACAATTACTAGGCAGTGAATACTCGAAGTGTTGTGGAAAAACCTTAATATGCGCGAAATTTCACCATTATCTTGGATGAAATAAAAAAAAGCTTCGTTTAACCCGGCTACTTGAAAGTCTTTACTTACGAACTCAATTGACCTGTGGTTGAAAAAAACTTTATACATTTGCGTTATGAAAAGTATAGAAAAACTGATAGCGCGGGAATTGTTGCAAATTAATGCAATTAAATTAAATCCTGCAAATCCATTTGTGTGGGCCTCGGGTTGGAATTCCCCAATATACTGTGATAATAGAAAGACATTAGCTTATCCTTCTGTAAGAGGTGATATTCGTAATGCATTCTGTAAATTGCTTAAGGAAGAGTTTCCTACTGCTAATGCCATTGCCGGTGTTGCCACTGGAGCAATTGCTCATGGTGTACTTGTTGCCGAGGCGTTGGATATGCCGTTTTCCTATGTTCGATCGGCACCCAAAGGTCATGGCCTTACGAATCTTATTGAGGGTGAGATCAAATTTGGGCAAAAGGTTGTCGTTATAGAGGATCTTATATCTACAGGAGCAAGTAGTTTGGCTGCAGTGGAGGCATTGCGTAATGCCGGTTGCGATGTTTTGGGTATGATGGCCATCTTTACCTATGGATTTCCGCAGGCTCAGTTGGCTTTTGAAAAGGCAGGTTGCAAGCTGGTTACACTCAGCAACTATGAAGTGCTCATTCCCGAAGCCATTGAAATGAACTACGTCGATTCGGCAAGCCTCGAAACTTTGGGCAAGTGGCGCAATAGCCCTGAAACCTGGAATAAATAATAAAATATGGATACATACGAAAGCAAGGTCGTTACGATTGTTCGTAACGATCAGGAGATTTTTGATTTTATCTCAAAGTTTAGCAATTTCACACCTTTCATTCCCTCCGATAAGGTTGATAGCTGGACGGCCACCGAAGATACCTGTCGAATTAAAGTTAAAGGAATTGAAACAGGACTAAAAATCATTGAACGAGAGCCATTCAAAACAATTAAGATTTCCGGAGATGGGGCGCCAATCGATTTTTCCTTGTGGGTTCAGTTAAAGCAGGTTGGTGAGAAGGATACCAAACTTAAACTTACCATCAAGGCCGATCTCAATTTTATGATGAAGGCACTCTTGAAAAACAAACTAACTGAAGGACTAGATGCTATGGCCGATCATATTGCGATGGTGTTTAATAAATCATAGATACTTCGGTTTGATCATGAGGTGAACTAAATGGATGGTGGTTGACCGAGTGTTGTGATATATTAGCGAATTGTTTCACTCTTTGGTGATCCGTTTTGGTTACAATTCATTATAAAAATGCAAGCGGACTTGATTTTAATTCAAGTCCGCTTGCTTTTGTGCTTATAAGCAATAGTTTAGAGAATGTATCCAACCTCTTTAAAGGCATAGGCTGTTTGATTGCCGTTGGCAACTTCCA
This window of the Williamwhitmania taraxaci genome carries:
- a CDS encoding TlpA family protein disulfide reductase: MARLYKFAGLLLLLLVVSITLFSQKVSLQGCAPEYDGMEIVFYRFTDRISNSTAQLATVKLSTEGCFNTRFVLEETTQVFVDLGAIRGYFYAEKGKTYHLILPPYTPLREADRLNPYFKPDEIHLGVEESSPGELNYLIGTFDIVYNAEYNSAVNKAFEQKSLVEVDSLVLRLDTLYSNYHQPFFDAYRLYRMGFLEQMTMHRKARALSDAYFLNKPVQYANPAYMDLFNKVYDRYFVFYSRASRGKELIDAIGAKHSYALLKKVLRQNEVLSNDTLMEAVVLKSLHDGFYDDKFSRSSLLIILDSLYFNTSIPEHRVIAQNIREKVTKLLPGFVPPKFELFDLAGNKHSLDEYKGKYVYLNFGTSASYSCLQEFKSMVAIKKKYDKYLTIVSIMSDESEAELKSFVEQTGYDWIFLYYKNKPEVITDFDVRAFPSFFVIAPDGRILISPAAAPSEKFELKFFDLLKSRGDL
- the pyrE gene encoding orotate phosphoribosyltransferase, producing the protein MKSIEKLIARELLQINAIKLNPANPFVWASGWNSPIYCDNRKTLAYPSVRGDIRNAFCKLLKEEFPTANAIAGVATGAIAHGVLVAEALDMPFSYVRSAPKGHGLTNLIEGEIKFGQKVVVIEDLISTGASSLAAVEALRNAGCDVLGMMAIFTYGFPQAQLAFEKAGCKLVTLSNYEVLIPEAIEMNYVDSASLETLGKWRNSPETWNK
- a CDS encoding NUDIX hydrolase → MYKVFFNHRSIEFVSKDFQVAGLNEAFFYFIQDNGEISRILRFFHNTSSIHCLVIVSENPKETFKVFNFHFMPITAAGGFVVNPAGEILLINRHKKWDLPKGKAEEGEIPSETALREVEEECGIQNISIECSLGETYHTYKLNGIPSIKKTYWFLMRFNGTETPTPQLEEDIHEVRWVNPIEIDTYLANTYNSLLDIFVRGVQQL
- the coaD gene encoding pantetheine-phosphate adenylyltransferase; translated protein: MQERVAVFPGSFDPFTVGHESIVLRSLSIFSHVVIAVGYNSSKKSLFPLETRIRMIEKIFEAYPNVTVSSYQGLTVDFCKGINAGYLLRGLRTASDFEFERAIAQVNRMMDENLETVFLLTSPELTPVNSTIVRDILIHGGDANMFIPKSINIADYMNELNRS
- a CDS encoding porin family protein: MKVKAVLLVAFAFVAMNVNGQDLKFGAKGGLNFANMGKDANTDMRVGFHVGGFAQYGINESFMLQPEVLISLEGAKADMGTSTENLNLTWLNIPIMGVYKIGAVQGLSLEAGPQLGFLMSAKYDGHDIKDGYKSVNISLNLGAGYAVNEQIGVGLRYCIGLSDLNDTGFNSEVSQNNFQLSVAYKF
- the lon gene encoding endopeptidase La encodes the protein MYNLKNHDILFSNELDESPEFIPVLAEEDEDMLNKMLVPDVLPILALRNTVLFPGVVIPITVGRDKSLKLVKEVYAGNKILGAVSQINPQVEDPKGKDLFQFGTVGTILKILELPDGSHTVIIQGNKRFEIKSMVSESPYFKAEIAVLNDDLPFSPSTEFDAIVGSIKDLALRIIKLSPSIPPETAFAIKNIEGPRFLINYISSNTDLSHTEKQRLLELSDLKARGYALLQHLTREVQLLEIKNDIQLKVKLDLDQQQREYFLQQQIKTIQDELGGNPTEMEVQELRARAKKKKWEKDVLKVFEKEVSKLERMNPAAGEYSVQLNYVELLLDLPWNVVTKDNFDLKRAEKVLDDDHFGLEKVKERIIEHLAVLKLKGNLKSPILCLYGPPGVGKTSLGKSVARALGRKYGRISLGGLHDEAEIRGHRKTYIGAMPGRIIQTIKKVQSSNPVIILDEIDKVGKDFHGDPASALLEVLDPEQNNSFHDNYLDVDYDLSKVLFITTANNPATISSALRDRMEMIEVSGYILEEKIEIAKRHLLPKQMENHGLKKNQLVFDAGSLELLVDSYTRESGVRLMDKRIAKIVRSYARKVAFGEKYDKHVSKDDIKSILGIADYEKDSYQGNEFAGVVTGLAWTEVGGEILYVETSLSKGKGGLTLTGNLGDVMKESAVIAMEYIKAHAEALQLPSDIFERWNVHVHVPEGAIPKDGPSAGITMATSISSGFTQRKVRKDVAMTGEITLRGKVLPVGGIKEKILAAKRAGIKEIILSADNRKHIEDIKDIYLSGLSFHYVKTLQEVLDYALLPEKIDNPLNII